A DNA window from Camelina sativa cultivar DH55 chromosome 17, Cs, whole genome shotgun sequence contains the following coding sequences:
- the LOC104758170 gene encoding uncharacterized PKHD-type hydroxylase At1g22950-like isoform X2, with the protein MVGGGDGTGGGRHSEPSVHNSEDTEEMPIPRLSLVPNNEEVSSDSYDDPKLVYSSIVLRSLEKYLPPEILELNRNEKIKYMSDVLRKYISPEDCNKAQLYKNYREMISSYEPCYRGWYNFDPKLFLLPSFLEAISVNTEASFRRIIYEPHPSVFVFEMFQPDFFDKLIVEAETFRKWAQEKNYQIRRLNNTGNYGVVLDDFGLDIFLNKLTQDFIFPLCKVFFHELRGAMLDSHNGFFNEYGHERDPELGKHIDHSEITLNVCLKKQLEGGEILFTGTRCKKHMWTKYKAEEMFRYTHIPGKAILHRGRHRHSPIATTAPRYRANMILYCRSSLFREMETYQKDYFSDWCGQCAQESKFKESQFLDTRREEMIRIEDGANTR; encoded by the exons ATGGTGGGCGGTGGTGACGGAACTGGTGGAGGTAGACACTCCGAACCATCGGTGCACAATTCGGAGGATACGGAAGAGATGCCTATCCCGAGGCTGAGTCTTGTTCCTAACAACGAGGAAGTTTCTTCTGATAGCTACGACGATCCGAAACTGGTATATAGCTCAATCGTACTAAGATCGCTAGAGAAGTACTTGCCGCCAGAGATACTCGAGTTGAACAGAAACGAGAAGATCAAATACATGTCAGACGTTTTGCGCAAGTACATCTCACCCGAAGATTGTAACAAA GCTCAATTGTACAAGAACTATAGGGAGATGATATCCAGTTATGAG CCATGTTACAGGGGGTGGTACAATTTTGATCCCAAATTGTTTTTGCTTCCCTCTTTCCTTGAGGCGATCAGCGTTAACACAGAGGCAAGCTTCAGACGCATCATTTATGAACCGCACCCCAGTGTTTTTGTCTTTGAAATGTTTCAGCCTGACTTCTTTGATAAATTGATCGTTGAG gcagAAACTTTCAGAAAGTGGGCTCAAGAGAAAAATTACCAGATCAGGAGACTCAACAACACGGGTAATTACGGTGTTGTGCTTGACGACTTTGGCCTGGATATCTTTCTTAACAAACTCACGCAGGATTTTATCTTTCCTCTTTGCAAAG TGTTCTTCCATGAATTGCGTGGAGCAATGTTAGACTCTCACAATGgattttttaatgaatatggTCATGAGAGGGATCCTGAATTAG GCAAACATATCGATCATTCAGAAATTACATTGAATGTTTGCTTGAAGAAACAACTTGAGGGAGGGGAAATACTCTTCACAGGCACACGATGCAAAAAACATATGTGGACAAAGTATAAGGCAGAG GAAATGTTTCGTTACACTCATATACCGGGTAAAGCTATACTTCACCGTGGCCGCCACCGCCATAGTCCTATAGCCACAACAGCACCCCGTTATCGGGCCAATATGATTCTTTACTGCAGAAG CTCTTTGTTTAGAGAGATGGAAACTTATCAGAAGGACTACTTCTCAGACTGGTGCGGTCAATGTGCCCAAGAATCAAAATTTAAGGAAAGCCAGTTTCTTGATACCAGAAGAGag GAGATGATCAGAATAGAGGATGGAGCCAATACTCGCTGA
- the LOC104758170 gene encoding uncharacterized PKHD-type hydroxylase At1g22950-like isoform X3, with protein MVGGGDGTGGGRHSEPSVHNSEDTEEMPIPRLSLVPNNEEVSSDSYDDPKLVYSSIVLRSLEKYLPPEILELNRNEKIKYMSDVLRKYISPEDCNKAQLYKNYREMISSYEPCYRGWYNFDPKLFLLPSFLEAISVNTEASFRRIIYEPHPSVFVFEMFQPDFFDKLIVEAETFRKWAQEKNYQIRRLNNTGNYGVVLDDFGLDIFLNKLTQDFIFPLCKVFFHELRGAMLDSHNGFFNEYGHERDPELGKHIDHSEITLNVCLKKQLEGGEILFTGTRCKKHMWTKYKAEQEMFRYTHIPGKAILHRGRHRHSPIATTAPRYRANMILYCRR; from the exons ATGGTGGGCGGTGGTGACGGAACTGGTGGAGGTAGACACTCCGAACCATCGGTGCACAATTCGGAGGATACGGAAGAGATGCCTATCCCGAGGCTGAGTCTTGTTCCTAACAACGAGGAAGTTTCTTCTGATAGCTACGACGATCCGAAACTGGTATATAGCTCAATCGTACTAAGATCGCTAGAGAAGTACTTGCCGCCAGAGATACTCGAGTTGAACAGAAACGAGAAGATCAAATACATGTCAGACGTTTTGCGCAAGTACATCTCACCCGAAGATTGTAACAAA GCTCAATTGTACAAGAACTATAGGGAGATGATATCCAGTTATGAG CCATGTTACAGGGGGTGGTACAATTTTGATCCCAAATTGTTTTTGCTTCCCTCTTTCCTTGAGGCGATCAGCGTTAACACAGAGGCAAGCTTCAGACGCATCATTTATGAACCGCACCCCAGTGTTTTTGTCTTTGAAATGTTTCAGCCTGACTTCTTTGATAAATTGATCGTTGAG gcagAAACTTTCAGAAAGTGGGCTCAAGAGAAAAATTACCAGATCAGGAGACTCAACAACACGGGTAATTACGGTGTTGTGCTTGACGACTTTGGCCTGGATATCTTTCTTAACAAACTCACGCAGGATTTTATCTTTCCTCTTTGCAAAG TGTTCTTCCATGAATTGCGTGGAGCAATGTTAGACTCTCACAATGgattttttaatgaatatggTCATGAGAGGGATCCTGAATTAG GCAAACATATCGATCATTCAGAAATTACATTGAATGTTTGCTTGAAGAAACAACTTGAGGGAGGGGAAATACTCTTCACAGGCACACGATGCAAAAAACATATGTGGACAAAGTATAAGGCAGAG CAGGAAATGTTTCGTTACACTCATATACCGGGTAAAGCTATACTTCACCGTGGCCGCCACCGCCATAGTCCTATAGCCACAACAGCACCCCGTTATCGGGCCAATATGATTCTTTACTGCAGAAGGTAA
- the LOC104758170 gene encoding uncharacterized PKHD-type hydroxylase At1g22950-like isoform X1, giving the protein MVGGGDGTGGGRHSEPSVHNSEDTEEMPIPRLSLVPNNEEVSSDSYDDPKLVYSSIVLRSLEKYLPPEILELNRNEKIKYMSDVLRKYISPEDCNKAQLYKNYREMISSYEPCYRGWYNFDPKLFLLPSFLEAISVNTEASFRRIIYEPHPSVFVFEMFQPDFFDKLIVEAETFRKWAQEKNYQIRRLNNTGNYGVVLDDFGLDIFLNKLTQDFIFPLCKVFFHELRGAMLDSHNGFFNEYGHERDPELGKHIDHSEITLNVCLKKQLEGGEILFTGTRCKKHMWTKYKAEQEMFRYTHIPGKAILHRGRHRHSPIATTAPRYRANMILYCRSSLFREMETYQKDYFSDWCGQCAQESKFKESQFLDTRREEMIRIEDGANTR; this is encoded by the exons ATGGTGGGCGGTGGTGACGGAACTGGTGGAGGTAGACACTCCGAACCATCGGTGCACAATTCGGAGGATACGGAAGAGATGCCTATCCCGAGGCTGAGTCTTGTTCCTAACAACGAGGAAGTTTCTTCTGATAGCTACGACGATCCGAAACTGGTATATAGCTCAATCGTACTAAGATCGCTAGAGAAGTACTTGCCGCCAGAGATACTCGAGTTGAACAGAAACGAGAAGATCAAATACATGTCAGACGTTTTGCGCAAGTACATCTCACCCGAAGATTGTAACAAA GCTCAATTGTACAAGAACTATAGGGAGATGATATCCAGTTATGAG CCATGTTACAGGGGGTGGTACAATTTTGATCCCAAATTGTTTTTGCTTCCCTCTTTCCTTGAGGCGATCAGCGTTAACACAGAGGCAAGCTTCAGACGCATCATTTATGAACCGCACCCCAGTGTTTTTGTCTTTGAAATGTTTCAGCCTGACTTCTTTGATAAATTGATCGTTGAG gcagAAACTTTCAGAAAGTGGGCTCAAGAGAAAAATTACCAGATCAGGAGACTCAACAACACGGGTAATTACGGTGTTGTGCTTGACGACTTTGGCCTGGATATCTTTCTTAACAAACTCACGCAGGATTTTATCTTTCCTCTTTGCAAAG TGTTCTTCCATGAATTGCGTGGAGCAATGTTAGACTCTCACAATGgattttttaatgaatatggTCATGAGAGGGATCCTGAATTAG GCAAACATATCGATCATTCAGAAATTACATTGAATGTTTGCTTGAAGAAACAACTTGAGGGAGGGGAAATACTCTTCACAGGCACACGATGCAAAAAACATATGTGGACAAAGTATAAGGCAGAG CAGGAAATGTTTCGTTACACTCATATACCGGGTAAAGCTATACTTCACCGTGGCCGCCACCGCCATAGTCCTATAGCCACAACAGCACCCCGTTATCGGGCCAATATGATTCTTTACTGCAGAAG CTCTTTGTTTAGAGAGATGGAAACTTATCAGAAGGACTACTTCTCAGACTGGTGCGGTCAATGTGCCCAAGAATCAAAATTTAAGGAAAGCCAGTTTCTTGATACCAGAAGAGag GAGATGATCAGAATAGAGGATGGAGCCAATACTCGCTGA
- the LOC104758172 gene encoding uncharacterized PKHD-type hydroxylase At1g22950-like codes for MAVDGDGTDGGGDTQPPVNFAAEEETEMPRLWLSEFPNNEHVSDNYEDLDLEYSSIVLRSLEKYLPIEMLKAERIVKYLFMSDILEKYITWGDLTMAKNRKEYRQNIKSNYQPRFRELYDFDPKVFLLYSFRNAISENTEESFRRIISEPFPGVFVFQMFQPDFIQRLLKEVDNFRIWTFRTNLKIRKPTYKTIHGVVLDDFGLSIMLNKLMQDFIFPLCKVFFPDVCGEMFDSHHGFVVEYGENRNVAELGCQIDDSEITLNVCLSKQFEGGELCFRGKRCKKHARADAHPEEIFDYRQIPGQAILYRGCHRTGARATTSGSRVNMSLWCKSSFFREMETYQKDFSDRCGQCAHETKEKESQILASKTKEMIRIESGAKSSTDKPWRVYVRRSKK; via the exons ATGGCGGTGGACGGTGACGGAACTGATGGAGGTGGAGATACTCAACCACCGGTGAACTttgcggcggaggaggagacgGAGATGCCTAGGCTGTGGCTGAGTGAGTTTCCTAACAACGAGCACGTTTCTGATAACTACGAAGATCTGGATTTGGAATATAGCTCAATCGTATTAAGATCGTTAGAGAAGTACTTACCGATTGAAATGCTCAAGGCGGAGAGAATAGTGAAGTACTTATTCATGTCAGATATTTTGGAGAAGTACATTACCTGGGGAGATCTTACCATG GCTAAAAATCGCAAGGAATATAGGCAGAACATAAAATCCAATTATCAG CCACGTTTCAGGGAGTTGTATGATTTTGATCCCAAGGTGTTTTTGCTTTACTCTTTCCGGAATGCGATCAGTGAAAACACAGAGGAAAGCTTCAGACGCATCATTTCTGAGCCGTTTCCTGGTGTTTTCGTCTTTCAAATGTTTCAGCCTGACTTCATTCAGAGATTGCTAAAAGAG GTAGATAACTTCAGAATATGGACATTTAGGACAAATTTAAAGATCAGGAAACCAACCTACAAGACTATACACGGTGTTGTGCTTGACGACTTTGGGCTGAGTATCATGCTTAACAAACTCATGCAGGATTTTATATTTCCTCTTTGCAAAG TATTCTTCCCTGACGTGTGTGGAGAAATGTTTGACTCTCACCACGGATTTGTTGTTGAATATGGTGAAAATAGGAATGTTGCTGAGTTAG GCTGTCAGATAGATGATTCAGAGATAACATTGAATGTTTGTTTGAGTAAACAATTTGAGGGAGGGGAATTATGTTTCCGAGGCAAACGATGCAAGAAACATGCGAGAGCAGATGCACATCCAGAG GAAATCTTTGATTACCGTCAAATACCTGGTCAAGCTATACTTTACCGTGGCTGCCACCGCACTGGTGCCAGAGCCACAACATCTGGTTCTCGGGTCAATATGAGTCTTTGGTGCAAAAG CTCATTTTTTAGAGAGATGGAAACGTATCAGAAGGACTTCTCAGACAGGTGCGGTCAATGTGCccatgaaacaaaagaaaaggaaagccAGATTCTTGCTTCCAAAACAAag GAGATGATTAGAATAGAGAGTGGAGCCAAAAGCTCGACTGATAAGCCGTGGCGTGTCTACGTTAGGCGTTCAAAGAAATGA
- the LOC104758169 gene encoding 4-substituted benzoates-glutamate ligase GH3.12-like produces MSLSVDLKDLDVLISNAKKIQDDVLKEILTLNANTEYLQRFLHGSSDKDLFKKNVPVVSYDDVRPYIERVANGEPSDVISGGPITRFLRSSGTTGGKQKIFPMNDKHIEMLGYLLALSSLVTSKHFSDNVGEEGKKMGFHYIRTESTTPSGLLVSTALASFFMSDYFKNRPSKCNSEYTSPDQVILCPDINQSVYCHLLCGLSQRDKVVVVNATFAYVVVQAINALQIYWKELCSNIRSGHVSEWITDLECRNSVSSILRGPNPELADVIEQECSHTSWEGIITRLWPRAKYIQCAITGQMTQYIPTLEFYSNKLPIVSSTYGSSECLFGINMDPLSKPQDVSYTFLPNISYVEFLPVDHEGDMNSIVDLVDVKLGCYYEPVITNYFGLHRCLIGDILQVTGFYNNTPHFRFVGRKNVVLSVNVETTTEEHLLKAMARATLVLDQSTNLMLTGFTCYADISTFPGHYVFYWELKAKDVNYVFELDENVLAKCCYALEESFDALYRKLRSKDGLIGALEIRVVQQGTFDSLMEYFISQGGFITQYKTPLCIKSSEALAVLENKVLARFYSKKNPALDL; encoded by the exons atgagttTAAGCGTTGATCTCAAGGATCTGGATGTGTTAATATCGAACGCAAAGAAAATACAAGATGATGTGTTGAAGGAGATACTAACTCTTAACGCCAACACAGAGTATCTCCAACGCTTCCTACATGGAAGCTCTGATAAGGATTTGTTCAAGAAGAACGTACCGGTGGTGAGCTACGATGATGTCAGGCCTTATATCGAACGTGTTGCGAACGGAGAGCCCTCGGATGTGATCTCGGGAGGACCCATAACTAGATTCCTCCGAAG CTCCGGAACTACAGGAGggaaacaaaagatatttcCAATGAACGATAAGCACATTGAAATGCTGGGATACCTTTTGGCTCTATCTTCTCTCGTTACTTCCAA GCATTTCAGTGACAACGTCGGTGAGGAAGGAAAGAAAATGGGGTTTCATTACATTAGAACAGAATCCACAACTCCCTCCGGATTACTCGTTTCTACAGCACTTGCAAGCTTTTTCATGAGCGATTACTTCAAAAACCGGCCATCAAAATGTAATTCAGAGTACACAAGCCCCGACCAAGTCATATTGTGCCCCGACATCAACCAAAGTGTGTATTGTCATCTTCTATGCGGGCTTTCCCAGAGAGACAAGGTTGTGGTTGTTAACGCTACGTTTGCTTATGTCGTGGTCCAAGCGATTAATGCTCTACAAATCTACTGGAAAGAATTGTGTAGCAACATCCGATCAGGCCATGTTAGCGAGTGGATCACTGACTTGGAGTGCAGAAACTCAGTCTCGTCCATTCTTAGGGGACCTAATCCTGAATTGGCTGATGTTATTGAACAAGAATGCAGCCACACGTCATGGGAAGGTATCATTACACGACTTTGGCCTAGAGCAAAATATATTCAATGCGCCATTACAGGCCAAATGACTCAATACATTCCAACATTAGAGTTTTATTCCAACAAACTTCCTATAGTATCCTCGACTTATGGGTCTTCTGAATGTTTATTTGGGATAAATATGGATCCTTTATCCAAACCACAAGACGTATCCTACACATTTTTGCCCAACATTTCCTACGTGGAGTTTCTACCTGTTGATCATGAGGGAGATATGAACAGCATTGTTGATCTTGTGGACGTCAAGTTAGGGTGCTACTATGAACCTGTGATCACTAATTATTTTGGTCTACACAGATGTCTTATTGGAGATATTCTACAAGTGACTGGATTTTACAATAACACGCCTCATTTTAGATTTGTAGGCAGAAAGAATGTGGTTTTAAGCGTCAATGTTGAAACAACAACTGAAGAGCACCTTCTAAAGGCGATGGCTCGTGCGACCCTTGTTCTTGACCAGTCTACAAATTTAATGTTGACGGGCTTCACATGCTATGCTGACATCTCCACTTTTCCAGGTCACTACGTTTTTTATTGGGAACTCAAAGCTAAAGATGTTAACTATGTTTTTGAGCTTGACGAAAATGTATTGGCGAAATGTTGCTATGCGTTAGAGGAATCATTTGATGCTCTTTATAGAAAACTTAGAAGCAAAGATGGATTAATTGGAGCTCTAGAGATACGAGTAGTGCAACAAGGAACATTCGATTCTCTCATGGAATATTTCATCTCCCAAGGTGGTTTCATTACTCAATACAAGACACCCCTGTGTATCAAATCTTCTGAAGCCTTGGCAGTTCTTGAAAATAAGGTTCTTGCTCGATTCTACAGCAAAAAAAACCCTGCTCTTGACTTGTAG